The following coding sequences are from one Epinephelus moara isolate mb chromosome 7, YSFRI_EMoa_1.0, whole genome shotgun sequence window:
- the gtpbp8 gene encoding GTP-binding protein 8, with translation MFCLRLSLRLQRGTQVCSVSQQSVHKLASLQKATMLPPKKAQSLLYPFSELEVYLDRSVDRTEFQLFHPSLEDMVKAEKLFCSSQSHKIDYYVSAERMDHVPALKPPEVCFIGRSNVGKSSLIKGLFSLTPEVEVRVSKTPGHTKKMNFFRVGKAFTIVDMPGYGHRAPKDFVDMVEPYLYTRKNLVRTFLLVDGSVGLQKADMIALEMCEETRCPYVMVVTKIDKCGHGTLLKNLMNLQDVVKTHTTSCFPQPFLVSSLQFWGIYLLRCFIAHVTGHIILADTSQS, from the exons ATGTTTTGTCTCCGGCTGTCCCTGAGGCTACAGCGCGGGACACAAGTTTGTTCTGTGTCCCAGCAGAGCGTCCATAAACTTGCTTCACTTCAGAAAGCCACAATGCTTCCCCCAAAGAAAGCCCAAAGCTTACTTTACCCCTTTAGTGAGCTGGAGGTTTACCTGGACAG GTCTGTGGACAGGACAGAGTTCCAGCTTTTTCATCCCAGTTTGGAGGACATGGTTAAAGCAGAAAAGCTCTTCTGCTCTTCACAGTCTCATAAAATTGATTACTACGTCTCTGCAGAGAGGATGGACCATGTACCTGCACTGaaaccaccagag gTGTGTTTCATTGGCAGAAGCAACGTGGGCAAGTCGTCCCTCATCAAAGGTCTCTTCTCACTGACTCCTGAGGTAGAAGTCCGAGTCTCCAAAACTCCA GGtcacacaaagaaaatgaactTCTTTAGAGTGGGCAAAGCTTTCACCATCGTTGACATGCCCGGCTATGGACACAGAGCACCCAAAGACTTTGTGGATATGGTAGAGCCGTATCTTTACACAAGGAAAAA TCTGGTGAGGACATTCCTGCTGGTTGATGGCAGTGTTGGTCTCCAGAAGGCTGACATGATCGCCTTGGAGATGTGTGAGGAGACCAGATGTCCATATGTg ATGGTGGTGACAAAGATTGACAAATGTGGACATGGAACACTGTTGAAAAACTTAATGAATCTTCAGGATGTGGTGAAAACACATACTACAAGCTGCTTCCCTCAGCCATTCCTGGTCAG CTCCCTGCAGTTTTGGGGGATCTACCTCCTGAGATGCTTCATTGCCCATGTGACAGGACACATCATTTTAGCGGACACCTCTCAAAGCTGA